A genomic stretch from Alteribacter keqinensis includes:
- a CDS encoding GTP-binding protein produces the protein MTKIRVPVTVLSGFLGAGKTTLLNHILANRDNKRVAVIVNDMSEINIDGDLINQGGFSRTEEKLVEMQNGCICCTLREDLILEVEKLIQAGDIDYLVIESTGISEPVPVAQTFTYMDEDMNVDLTAISRLDTMVTVVDAYSFWNDYASGDTLVERGEGVDETDHRDVVDLLIDQVEFANVIVLNKTDKISKEDATQLKAVLTKLNPDAKIISSSFGNVPLTEVLDTKSFDFEKASHSAGWIKELNEEHIPETDEYGISSFVYRKRRPFHPERLMNWLENWPEDVIRAKGFFWAATRNDMAGLLSQAGGSITISAAGDWIASYPEEEQQQLFAQDPELKKGWEEPYGDRANEIVFIGIEMDDDKVSRSLDECVLTDEEMKQDWSEFHDPLPSFTVKDPSEV, from the coding sequence ATGACAAAGATAAGAGTACCTGTTACGGTTTTAAGCGGTTTTCTCGGAGCAGGTAAAACAACATTACTGAACCATATTTTAGCCAACAGGGATAATAAAAGAGTTGCCGTTATCGTCAATGATATGAGCGAAATCAACATTGACGGTGATCTGATTAATCAGGGAGGATTCTCCCGGACGGAAGAAAAGCTCGTAGAAATGCAAAACGGATGTATCTGCTGTACTCTCCGGGAAGACTTGATTCTTGAAGTTGAAAAGCTGATTCAGGCAGGAGATATTGATTACCTCGTCATTGAGTCAACAGGGATAAGCGAACCCGTTCCCGTTGCCCAGACGTTTACGTATATGGATGAAGACATGAATGTGGATCTCACGGCCATCTCCAGACTTGATACAATGGTGACCGTTGTTGATGCTTATTCTTTTTGGAACGATTATGCGAGCGGCGATACCCTGGTGGAACGAGGCGAAGGTGTAGATGAAACAGATCATCGAGATGTTGTGGACCTGTTAATTGACCAGGTTGAGTTTGCCAATGTGATTGTATTAAACAAAACAGACAAAATAAGTAAAGAGGATGCCACTCAGCTGAAAGCTGTTCTGACAAAGCTGAACCCTGATGCCAAAATCATAAGCTCTTCTTTTGGCAATGTCCCTCTTACGGAGGTTCTTGATACGAAAAGCTTTGATTTTGAAAAGGCAAGCCACAGCGCAGGATGGATTAAAGAACTCAATGAAGAACACATACCTGAAACGGACGAATACGGTATCTCTTCGTTTGTTTACCGGAAACGACGCCCTTTCCACCCCGAGCGCCTCATGAACTGGCTGGAAAACTGGCCGGAAGACGTGATTCGCGCGAAAGGATTTTTCTGGGCTGCCACACGCAATGACATGGCGGGTCTTCTCTCCCAGGCTGGCGGGTCCATCACCATTTCCGCAGCCGGGGACTGGATCGCTTCTTATCCAGAAGAAGAACAGCAACAGTTATTTGCCCAGGACCCTGAGTTGAAAAAGGGATGGGAAGAGCCTTACGGTGACCGCGCCAATGAGATTGTTTTTATCGGCATCGAGATGGACGATGATAAAGTAAGCCGGTCCCTGGACGAATGCGTCCTTACCGATGAAGAAATGAAACAGGACTGGTCTGAATTTCACGATCCCCTGCCGTCCTTTACTGTAAAAGATCCGTCAGAGGTATAG
- a CDS encoding 5-formyltetrahydrofolate cyclo-ligase, with protein sequence MTKSKHEIRETVWETMEQEKVGRFPFPLRGRIPNFKGAEAAARHVFGLDVYKNAKVVKVNPDSPQLPIRAQVLKDGKTLLIPTPRLKDGFVIIDPAHVPPGEERKAASLKHMNSYGKVTPLDALPPIDLLVVGSVALHRDGRRLGKGEGYADREYAILRELGNPEIPVIGTVNAVQLVKDDIPRDEYDLAVDYIATEHEVFATNTPYEKPKGIVWDRVTDEEKREMPVLEEIWKITRN encoded by the coding sequence GTGACAAAATCAAAACATGAAATACGCGAAACTGTATGGGAGACAATGGAACAGGAAAAAGTCGGACGCTTTCCTTTCCCGTTAAGAGGAAGAATACCTAATTTTAAAGGGGCTGAAGCGGCTGCCAGACATGTGTTCGGCCTCGACGTATATAAAAATGCAAAGGTTGTAAAAGTTAATCCCGACTCACCGCAGCTGCCGATACGCGCACAGGTACTAAAGGATGGAAAGACACTGCTCATCCCTACTCCCCGCCTGAAGGACGGATTTGTTATAATCGATCCGGCTCACGTACCTCCGGGGGAAGAACGGAAAGCGGCAAGCTTGAAACATATGAACAGCTATGGAAAAGTAACTCCCCTTGACGCCTTGCCTCCAATCGACCTCCTCGTAGTCGGATCTGTCGCTCTTCACCGCGACGGACGCCGCCTCGGAAAAGGAGAAGGCTATGCGGACCGCGAATACGCCATTCTCCGGGAATTGGGCAACCCTGAAATCCCTGTGATCGGAACCGTCAATGCTGTTCAGCTTGTAAAAGATGATATTCCCAGGGACGAATATGACCTTGCAGTGGATTACATCGCTACGGAACATGAGGTGTTTGCTACAAACACACCATACGAAAAGCCTAAGGGAATTGTCTGGGACCGGGTTACGGATGAAGAAAAGAGGGAAATGCCTGTCCTTGAAGAGATTTGGAAGATTACCCGGAATTAA
- a CDS encoding cold shock domain-containing protein, with protein sequence MMTGKVKWFNSEKGFGFIEREDGDDVFVHFSAIQSEGFKSLEEGQDVEFEIVEGDRGPQAANVVRL encoded by the coding sequence ATTATGACAGGTAAAGTAAAATGGTTTAACTCAGAAAAAGGTTTCGGTTTTATCGAGCGTGAAGACGGAGACGACGTTTTCGTACACTTCTCTGCGATCCAATCTGAAGGTTTCAAGAGTCTTGAAGAAGGTCAAGACGTTGAATTTGAAATCGTTGAAGGCGACCGCGGACCACAAGCAGCAAACGTTGTACGTCTGTAA
- a CDS encoding RidA family protein: MKIQPVQTSHAPDAIGPYSQAVTVNGFVYTSGQIGLDPETMEMVAGIEAQTHRVMKNVNAVLKASGTSLKQAVKLTIFLQDMNDFATVNEIYSSYLSEPYPARSAVEVAKLPKGALVEIEAVAIKE, from the coding sequence ATGAAAATCCAACCTGTACAAACCAGCCATGCACCTGATGCCATAGGCCCGTACTCTCAAGCTGTGACAGTTAACGGCTTCGTTTACACATCCGGGCAGATCGGTCTTGACCCGGAAACGATGGAGATGGTGGCAGGCATTGAAGCTCAGACCCACCGCGTCATGAAAAACGTCAATGCGGTTCTCAAAGCAAGCGGAACTTCCCTCAAGCAGGCAGTTAAACTGACGATCTTCCTGCAGGACATGAACGACTTTGCTACGGTAAATGAGATTTATTCTTCATATTTGTCTGAGCCATACCCTGCAAGAAGCGCGGTGGAAGTGGCCAAGCTGCCAAAAGGGGCACTGGTGGAAATCGAAGCGGTTGCCATTAAGGAATAA
- a CDS encoding alpha-amylase family glycosyl hydrolase has protein sequence MDKQTLLSQIEEKLRFIYGDEYEKSYMEGMKDLVSSWESRNFEQPRPISERNVYMITYGDSFYENGRPTLETLHKFLKNNIGETITDVHLLPMFPYTSDDGFSVTDYREINPELGNWEHIEALSEDYRLMFDFVANHISKSSEWFKGYLNDDPKYRGYFIPKDDSFDTSRVVRPRTSHLYHEYEGKDGTKTAWTTFSEDQVDVNVRHFPVLLELTDILLEYAQKGGTSIRLDAIGFLWKRSGTTSIHLPETHAIIELWHLVLDYFKEGTQIITETNVPHKENISYFGDGENEAHMVYQFSLPPLMLYTLTTHDSTKMTEWAKTIGKVSDEATYFNFLASHDGIGMRPTEGILSEEDKQMLVDKVRENGGRVSYKSNPDGSESVYELNINYSEALVNKGDGESDEEAVKKSLAAHSVLTSFMGVPAIYYHSLLGSKNDYAGLEASGINRRINREKLEYERIADELNTDAYRKSIYEGMQELVRIRRNESAFSPYADQQVLDLGASVFALKRTNTETGNTVYAVVNVTNEHVSVDLPEAGTDLFTGERTGKAVTLAPYQYIWVKK, from the coding sequence GTGGATAAACAAACCCTTCTTTCACAAATAGAAGAAAAGCTCCGGTTTATATACGGGGACGAATACGAAAAGTCGTATATGGAAGGCATGAAGGACCTTGTTTCCAGCTGGGAATCCAGGAACTTTGAACAGCCCCGCCCTATTTCCGAGCGAAACGTTTATATGATTACTTACGGAGACAGCTTTTATGAAAACGGAAGACCTACGCTGGAAACTCTGCACAAATTCCTGAAAAATAATATCGGTGAAACGATCACCGACGTTCATTTACTGCCTATGTTTCCTTACACGTCAGATGACGGCTTTTCTGTTACGGATTACCGCGAGATCAATCCTGAACTGGGAAACTGGGAACACATTGAAGCTTTGTCGGAAGACTACAGGCTCATGTTCGATTTTGTCGCTAATCACATTTCAAAATCATCCGAATGGTTTAAGGGCTATTTGAACGATGATCCGAAATACAGAGGCTACTTTATTCCAAAAGACGACAGCTTTGATACAAGCCGTGTCGTCCGGCCCCGCACCTCTCATCTTTACCATGAATATGAGGGGAAAGACGGGACTAAAACAGCCTGGACCACTTTCAGTGAAGATCAGGTTGATGTAAACGTCCGCCATTTCCCGGTTCTTTTGGAGCTTACGGACATCCTGCTTGAGTACGCACAAAAAGGCGGCACAAGTATCAGACTCGATGCCATCGGCTTTCTGTGGAAACGCTCGGGAACAACAAGTATCCATCTTCCGGAAACACACGCTATTATAGAGCTGTGGCACCTTGTTCTTGACTACTTCAAAGAAGGAACACAGATCATCACTGAAACGAACGTCCCTCATAAAGAAAATATCAGCTACTTTGGTGACGGGGAAAACGAAGCGCACATGGTTTATCAGTTCTCTCTCCCGCCCCTTATGCTGTATACACTCACAACACACGACAGCACAAAAATGACAGAATGGGCAAAAACAATCGGGAAGGTCTCTGACGAAGCAACCTACTTTAATTTTCTCGCAAGCCACGACGGCATCGGCATGCGCCCCACAGAAGGGATTCTTTCCGAGGAAGACAAGCAGATGCTCGTTGATAAAGTCCGGGAAAACGGCGGCCGTGTTTCGTATAAAAGCAACCCCGACGGATCAGAGTCCGTTTACGAACTGAATATTAATTATTCTGAAGCCCTGGTCAATAAAGGAGATGGTGAATCGGATGAAGAAGCTGTTAAGAAGTCACTTGCAGCCCACTCTGTTCTTACATCCTTCATGGGGGTGCCGGCGATTTATTATCACTCTCTCCTGGGCTCCAAAAATGACTATGCAGGACTTGAAGCTTCAGGAATCAACCGCCGCATTAACAGAGAAAAGCTTGAATACGAAAGAATTGCTGACGAATTAAATACAGATGCGTATCGTAAGTCCATTTACGAAGGCATGCAGGAGCTTGTACGCATCCGCCGGAATGAATCTGCTTTTTCCCCATATGCTGATCAGCAGGTTCTCGATCTTGGTGCCTCTGTGTTTGCTTTGAAACGTACAAATACAGAAACAGGTAACACTGTCTACGCTGTTGTCAACGTAACCAATGAACACGTTTCTGTCGACCTGCCGGAAGCAGGTACTGACCTCTTCACAGGAGAGCGCACGGGCAAAGCAGTGACACTTGCTCCTTATCAGTACATTTGGGTGAAAAAATAA
- a CDS encoding phosphotransferase, giving the protein MTKLWDGEQIVGEGAAADLIAAQFPGFIPVTVRKLDQGFDNTVHLVNGTYVFRFPRRQVATALLDTEARLLPELPTFEGIDIARPEFFGKPSHGYPWPFLGYKHIPGKQAYDLSEKERAHSARPLGEFLKKLHNVDVKPEWKVPEDYLHRTDIHKRLPKLHSYIQDIKGTGETALYQKLTGYVETIDTNGLTDSYKPTLVHGDLHIKNVLIDPKENLLKGIIDWGDVHKGDPAVDLSFAYSFLPPEARPAFFHAYGDVSQAVKVKAQFVSLCISTLLYLYGCDYKDYNLSHAASQSVTRALVI; this is encoded by the coding sequence GTGACAAAACTCTGGGACGGAGAACAGATAGTAGGAGAGGGGGCGGCCGCTGACCTGATTGCCGCACAGTTCCCCGGGTTCATTCCAGTTACTGTCCGGAAACTTGATCAAGGGTTCGATAATACCGTCCACCTGGTCAACGGTACGTATGTGTTTCGTTTTCCAAGGCGTCAGGTTGCGACAGCCCTTTTGGACACAGAAGCGAGACTGCTGCCTGAACTTCCGACATTCGAAGGCATTGATATTGCCCGTCCAGAATTTTTCGGGAAGCCCTCTCATGGCTATCCTTGGCCGTTTCTTGGCTATAAACACATTCCGGGTAAACAAGCGTATGATCTTTCAGAAAAAGAACGGGCTCATTCAGCCAGACCACTGGGTGAATTTCTTAAAAAACTCCATAATGTTGATGTGAAGCCCGAGTGGAAAGTACCGGAGGACTATCTGCACCGGACAGACATTCATAAGCGCCTGCCCAAACTCCACTCGTATATTCAAGACATCAAAGGAACCGGTGAAACAGCGCTATACCAAAAGCTTACCGGTTATGTGGAAACCATAGACACAAACGGCTTGACTGACTCCTATAAACCAACTCTTGTCCACGGAGATCTACATATCAAGAACGTACTGATTGACCCAAAAGAAAACCTTTTAAAAGGAATCATCGACTGGGGAGACGTTCATAAAGGAGATCCGGCCGTTGACTTGTCCTTTGCATACAGCTTTCTGCCTCCGGAAGCCAGACCGGCGTTTTTCCACGCCTACGGGGATGTGAGTCAGGCTGTAAAAGTAAAAGCGCAGTTTGTTTCCCTTTGCATTAGTACGCTTCTTTATCTGTACGGCTGTGATTACAAAGACTACAATCTTTCACACGCAGCCAGTCAGTCTGTTACCAGGGCACTAGTGATCTGA
- a CDS encoding FAD/NAD(P)-binding protein, translating to MFNWTIIGGGIQGAVMASFLADSGVEPAQIAVIDPNEEPLANWKHCTSKIGMDYLRSPFVHHLAQSPFSLDSYAKKEEFVKPFFGRRKRPLLQMFNAHSDTVLTDRGLNQSWIKSRVSGIRKVRNHWQLRLSDGRLIDSRHVVAAIGLGEQPYWPEWAKEIRSDSPSAVAHVFDRDLDTDSIKGPVTIVGGGITAAHLAVKLAGQEPGNVTLLKRHPFRIHEFDSDSGWMGPKNMSRFQKVNDLAKRRRIIRQARHRGSIPQELHMNLLHLERSGRLKINHGDITHAAQTSDGIITLYGDNNVLHQTRTVILATGFIQEAPGMNWLEPLIKDHKLKCAECGYPVVSESLEWCDHLYLMGGLAELELGPTARNISGARRGAGRIVQHAL from the coding sequence GTGTTTAATTGGACGATTATCGGGGGCGGCATACAAGGAGCTGTTATGGCCAGTTTCCTTGCTGATTCCGGTGTAGAACCTGCTCAGATTGCCGTGATTGACCCTAATGAAGAGCCTTTGGCAAACTGGAAACACTGCACGTCTAAAATAGGAATGGATTACCTGAGATCGCCCTTCGTTCATCACCTTGCGCAATCCCCCTTCTCTCTTGATTCCTATGCGAAAAAAGAAGAGTTTGTAAAGCCGTTTTTCGGAAGGCGGAAACGCCCGCTTCTTCAAATGTTTAATGCTCATTCAGATACTGTTCTTACAGACCGTGGCCTGAACCAGAGTTGGATTAAAAGCCGTGTCTCGGGGATAAGAAAAGTCCGTAACCACTGGCAGCTCCGCTTATCTGATGGAAGACTGATAGACTCCAGACACGTCGTCGCTGCTATCGGGCTTGGCGAACAGCCATATTGGCCTGAGTGGGCAAAAGAGATCAGAAGTGACTCCCCTTCCGCTGTTGCCCATGTATTTGACAGAGATCTGGACACGGATTCCATAAAAGGGCCGGTTACCATTGTCGGCGGCGGGATTACCGCAGCACACCTTGCTGTAAAACTGGCCGGTCAAGAGCCCGGTAATGTTACCCTTCTTAAACGCCACCCCTTCCGTATTCATGAGTTCGACAGCGATTCAGGATGGATGGGTCCTAAAAACATGAGCCGGTTTCAAAAAGTCAATGATCTCGCCAAGCGACGCCGGATCATTCGTCAGGCCAGACACCGGGGATCGATTCCTCAGGAGCTGCACATGAACCTTCTGCATCTGGAACGTTCCGGCAGACTTAAGATTAACCATGGAGACATTACACATGCAGCACAAACCTCAGACGGCATTATTACTTTATACGGGGATAACAACGTCCTTCATCAGACCCGTACTGTTATTCTGGCTACCGGTTTTATACAGGAAGCACCGGGTATGAACTGGCTTGAACCTCTGATAAAAGACCATAAGCTCAAGTGCGCTGAGTGCGGTTATCCTGTCGTTTCTGAAAGTCTTGAGTGGTGTGATCACCTCTATCTGATGGGCGGATTGGCGGAGCTCGAGCTCGGCCCTACTGCCAGAAATATATCCGGTGCCAGACGAGGTGCCGGCCGTATCGTTCAGCACGCACTATAG
- a CDS encoding DUF6544 family protein, whose translation MLEQILSDIVVSFIVVAVLFLGVLLISNWVFLNRFREDVLYLKKGQDEAGEKKVEELPKALVTYLSKVNIASQMDLKQAFITYEGFHRGKQKGPLVPVKGEQFFLTDRPAYMWMGFSKLNPVIRMSSLEKLKPEEGSSFTRLWSVFPVNKASGPQVIKNHRFRYAAEMAWFPQSFVHNNSLIWTESGEREVKGEFDGVEPLSYTLTFNEEGLIEQVQAEERVRDGQKERWTVHYSNYKANQDNVLVPYRVDTFWNTANGDVHDSRIFLKTVHYE comes from the coding sequence ATGCTTGAACAAATTTTATCTGACATTGTCGTCAGTTTTATTGTCGTTGCCGTCCTGTTCCTGGGGGTCCTTTTGATCAGCAACTGGGTGTTTTTAAACCGGTTCAGAGAGGACGTCCTCTATTTGAAAAAAGGACAGGATGAAGCAGGGGAGAAAAAGGTGGAGGAACTGCCAAAGGCTCTTGTTACGTACCTTTCAAAAGTGAACATCGCCTCACAAATGGATCTTAAACAGGCTTTCATCACGTATGAAGGGTTCCACCGTGGGAAACAAAAAGGACCGCTCGTTCCTGTAAAAGGGGAGCAGTTCTTTTTAACCGACCGGCCTGCCTACATGTGGATGGGATTTTCAAAGCTGAATCCGGTTATCCGCATGAGCAGCCTGGAAAAATTAAAACCGGAAGAAGGAAGTTCTTTTACCCGTCTGTGGTCCGTATTTCCGGTTAACAAAGCATCGGGGCCGCAAGTGATAAAAAACCACAGATTCCGCTATGCTGCAGAGATGGCCTGGTTTCCTCAATCCTTTGTTCATAACAACTCGTTGATTTGGACGGAAAGCGGGGAAAGGGAAGTGAAGGGAGAGTTTGACGGAGTTGAACCGTTGAGCTATACGCTCACCTTTAATGAAGAAGGTCTCATTGAGCAAGTACAGGCAGAAGAAAGAGTCAGAGATGGTCAAAAAGAACGGTGGACTGTTCATTATTCAAATTACAAAGCAAATCAGGATAACGTACTTGTCCCGTACCGCGTTGATACGTTTTGGAACACAGCCAACGGAGACGTTCACGACTCGAGAATCTTCTTAAAGACTGTGCATTACGAATAA
- a CDS encoding DEAD/DEAH box helicase produces MTVFAELDIHPMILKSLDQMGFEEATPIQKQVLPIAKAGRDVLGQAQTGTGKTAAFGIPLIEKMEQEARHPQGIVLAPTRELAIQVAEELNKLGRYSNVRCLPIYGGQEIGRQIRGLKKNPQIIVATPGRLQDHMRRKTISLGNINTVVLDEADEMLSMGFVEEIEEILESVPDNRQTLLFSATMPPRLQTILNKHMNNPEQIKVKAKEMTVSNIDQRYVEVQERQKFDTLCRLIDIHSPELAIIFGRTKRRVDELSDALFQRGYEVEGIHGDLPQNKRDKVIQKFKQKRIEILVATDVAARGLDVSGVSHVFNFDLPQDPESYVHRIGRTGRAGKHGMAFSFATPREKEHINIIEKTTKKKMTVEKAPTLQDASVGRQQQAAEQLLEVVTGGDYADLTDKAEELLENYDAVTLVAAALKTVSKESSNEVKITLTSEPPVRIKRGSGPKGKGGGGYRGGNKGGNRSNDRHRSGGGKDQRRGGGNRPEGKKEFSFSGKRRKK; encoded by the coding sequence TTGACAGTTTTTGCAGAATTAGATATTCATCCGATGATTTTAAAGTCTTTAGATCAAATGGGGTTTGAAGAAGCTACCCCAATTCAAAAGCAGGTGCTTCCGATTGCCAAGGCTGGAAGAGACGTTCTTGGTCAAGCACAAACAGGTACAGGTAAAACGGCAGCATTCGGTATCCCGTTAATAGAAAAGATGGAACAAGAAGCGCGGCACCCACAAGGGATCGTTCTTGCGCCTACACGTGAACTTGCGATTCAAGTAGCTGAAGAGCTTAACAAACTCGGTCGTTACAGCAACGTTCGCTGTCTACCAATTTACGGAGGACAAGAAATTGGCCGTCAAATTCGCGGGTTGAAGAAAAACCCGCAAATTATTGTTGCAACACCGGGGCGTCTTCAAGACCACATGAGAAGAAAAACCATTTCTCTTGGCAACATTAACACTGTTGTGTTGGATGAAGCTGACGAAATGCTAAGCATGGGCTTCGTAGAAGAAATTGAAGAAATTCTTGAGAGCGTGCCGGACAACCGTCAGACATTGCTTTTCTCTGCTACAATGCCTCCGCGCCTGCAGACGATTTTGAACAAGCACATGAACAACCCTGAGCAAATCAAGGTTAAAGCGAAGGAAATGACGGTATCGAATATCGACCAGCGTTACGTAGAAGTACAGGAACGCCAAAAGTTCGATACACTTTGCCGTTTAATCGATATTCATTCTCCGGAACTTGCCATCATTTTCGGTCGTACAAAGCGTCGTGTAGACGAGCTGTCTGACGCACTTTTCCAACGTGGTTATGAAGTAGAAGGGATCCACGGTGATCTTCCGCAAAACAAGCGTGACAAAGTGATTCAGAAGTTTAAACAAAAGCGCATTGAAATTCTTGTAGCGACAGACGTTGCTGCTCGTGGACTTGATGTTAGCGGCGTATCTCACGTGTTTAACTTTGACTTGCCACAAGATCCTGAGAGCTACGTTCACCGTATTGGACGTACAGGTCGTGCCGGTAAGCACGGTATGGCATTCTCCTTTGCAACACCACGTGAGAAAGAGCATATCAATATCATCGAGAAAACAACGAAGAAGAAGATGACGGTTGAAAAAGCACCAACTCTTCAAGATGCCAGCGTCGGCCGTCAGCAGCAGGCAGCAGAGCAGCTCCTTGAAGTCGTAACGGGCGGCGATTACGCAGACCTTACGGATAAAGCAGAAGAGCTTCTTGAAAACTACGATGCCGTTACATTGGTTGCAGCAGCCCTTAAAACGGTAAGCAAAGAGTCATCCAATGAAGTGAAAATCACCTTGACCAGTGAGCCGCCTGTACGCATTAAGCGTGGCTCCGGACCTAAAGGCAAAGGTGGCGGCGGCTACCGTGGAGGAAACAAAGGCGGCAACCGCAGTAATGACCGTCATCGTTCCGGTGGAGGGAAAGATCAGCGCCGCGGCGGAGGAAACCGTCCTGAAGGCAAAAAAGAATTCTCTTTTTCCGGAAAGCGCCGTAAAAAATAG
- a CDS encoding glycerate kinase, giving the protein MHILIAPDSFKGSISSVQAARTIESGIKAVSPHAVTRSFPMADGGEGTVDAIMTATGGERITKKVHDPLFRPVNAEFGWIPDKKTAVIETAAASGLPLLKPEELAPHTCSTYGTGELIKEALDLGAETVILGLGGSATVDAGVGLFQALGLRVYDKNGELTRYPGGNLKQIAALETSGLDKRLHDVTIIVASDVTNPLLGPNGAISVFGPQKGVTPELLERFEDGMRHFSTVVSNHTGRNEIQTPGSGAAGGIGYLLHSLLDVTFKPGLELVVEESRLEELLPSVDLIITGEGKVDGQSLFGKVPVGLGKLAKRHGIPLVAFAGTIGKGSEELEKYGVSVIHPLATGPMALEEAMINGEPLLYEAAVRLMKTLTLFN; this is encoded by the coding sequence ATGCACATCTTGATTGCCCCTGATTCATTTAAGGGATCGATCTCGAGTGTTCAGGCGGCTAGAACCATTGAGAGTGGCATTAAGGCTGTTTCTCCCCATGCAGTGACCCGCTCTTTTCCCATGGCAGACGGAGGAGAAGGAACAGTTGATGCCATCATGACGGCTACAGGGGGAGAACGAATTACGAAAAAAGTGCACGATCCCCTGTTTCGTCCCGTTAACGCAGAATTCGGATGGATTCCAGACAAAAAAACGGCAGTCATCGAGACTGCCGCCGCCTCAGGCCTGCCCTTACTAAAGCCAGAAGAGCTTGCCCCCCACACCTGTTCCACCTATGGAACAGGTGAATTAATAAAAGAAGCACTGGACTTAGGGGCTGAAACCGTTATTTTGGGACTCGGCGGCAGTGCGACCGTTGATGCCGGTGTCGGCCTGTTTCAGGCACTTGGTCTGCGTGTTTACGACAAAAATGGGGAATTGACCAGGTATCCAGGAGGGAACCTGAAACAAATCGCCGCCCTTGAAACCTCTGGTTTAGACAAAAGGCTTCATGATGTTACGATCATAGTGGCTTCTGACGTAACAAACCCTCTGCTCGGCCCAAATGGTGCCATCTCTGTTTTCGGTCCTCAAAAAGGGGTCACACCGGAACTTCTGGAACGGTTTGAAGATGGCATGAGACACTTCTCCACCGTAGTATCAAACCACACAGGCCGTAATGAAATACAGACACCCGGGAGTGGAGCTGCCGGGGGAATCGGTTACTTGCTTCATTCCTTATTGGATGTCACATTCAAACCTGGCCTCGAATTGGTTGTTGAAGAGAGCAGACTTGAGGAACTCCTCCCTTCTGTTGATCTGATTATTACAGGTGAGGGAAAAGTAGATGGACAATCGCTGTTTGGAAAGGTGCCTGTCGGCCTTGGAAAGCTCGCCAAACGTCATGGTATACCACTGGTTGCCTTTGCAGGTACCATCGGTAAAGGGAGCGAGGAGCTCGAGAAGTACGGCGTGAGCGTGATTCACCCACTCGCAACCGGCCCGATGGCACTTGAAGAAGCCATGATAAACGGAGAACCGCTCCTTTATGAAGCTGCTGTACGCCTTATGAAAACATTGACATTGTTTAATTAA